cacctcAATCTCCTTCTGTAAATGACTGGGATGAGGGCCTGTTTGGGTGTCTAGAGTAAATCCCTAACGTCCGATTCATTAAAGAGAAAAACTttgtccagttcaaggtgagtaatcactgttctgatatccataagctcttttcagtcataagcaatggtagcagaaacattatgtacaaaataagctacaaacaatgtgaaaaaaactaaCTAAATAGCACAGTTGGTCAAGAGCccataaaacggcagccatcttcTCCGGCGCCTTCTTCTTCTTGAGAAACTATTGATAGACATTCGGTACAATGCCACCCTAGCTGCGTGAAGCAgtggtgctgagggtgctgcagaaTCCCCCGAAAAATcataataaaaaaatgaaatattaaTTTAAAGAATATATTGTCTTAACAAAAATAGTGAACTGGGCCTTTATTACTCTTGTATTAGCTGACCAATATAGCCATCTGTAGCTTCGGGAAAACATTCTCAGCCCCCCACCCACCCGACAGAGAAAAAAAAATCACCTCTACCCCCAAACATCTTCCCGCGGCTATGAATGCCACTGAAACATTTCATGAACAGTGTTCCCACAGGCAGTTATTGTAGCACAACTATTGCAGGTCTGTTCTAGTAgttccactgtgtctgtgagcTCTCCTAACCTTTTTCTTCACTCTTGTTTTTGATTTGCTTTGACATCTCATCCACATTAGTGATAAACCCATGGAAAGGCATTGAGAATGTGACATCTGTCACGTATCACCTAGCATGAGTCTCTCTGCAGTTTCCTTAAACATGGATGTCATATGAActatgatgttgatatgatgtttCCCATGAAGAGTGAATTATGTATGTCATTTAAACTATTCTGACATTTATAGACTCAAATCTATAACATTAAGAATGGCATGTCCAGTAATTCACGTTAAAAAGACAAGATACAGATTTTCTCTCTCATTCATGGCATTTGTGACTTGCATGTTTGAGATATCTTCTTAATGGGATATTTAAGTTGCTTTAAGACAACGCTATTCATATGAGCTGATATAGTCCAGGCCAAACTTTCTCCTGAGGCTAATTTTGCTTGTTTGTGGGGCTGTCAGGGTTGTTCCCTCTCCCACCTCGCAGTCTGTTAACACAAGCCATGAAGTAACATCCTCCACCCAGGGAGCTTTTGGTTTTATGTCAGAGAAGCACCAATGCTATTCGAAACCATCACCCTCATCTCAGAATAGAAGGTGGCAACTTATTTGGCCTTCTTAGTTATCTTTCCACATCCCCTTTAATTAACAGGGACAGGTTTGGAACCCCTTGTGATTGCCGGAAGGGGGAAATCAATTGCTGGACAGCTAATCAGGGCATGTTTAATGCTGTGGGTTTTGTGATTGAGTTCCATTCATTTGTCTTCACTCTGAGATACGTGAACCACCTTGACATCCTGCAGCAACCTTCATTTAGCTCTGGGCTGCAAGGAGGTAATCAAGCGGCTGTTCTAACTGGACTCGAACAACACAATTAGTGTGACCCTCTCAAGGTCAGATAATTACCTTGGTAATTCATTATTTTATGCTAATCGATATACAATTGGTTTATTGGCTTTGTAGTTTTGCTGTTGGCAGGTTTAATTCCATCAATTGACTTTTTTTTATAGCAGGTCAACATAAATAGCCAGACATGTAGCAGTTGTGTCATTCGCCAACATTAACAAAAATAAATTGACCGTAAATAATGAATTGTCAGTAAGTGGTTACCCACATCTGGTCAAGTCTTCCTCATGGTTGGGTCTTGGTCAATCATGACGGTCTGAGTATCCCCTTTTGACACTTGTGACACTCGTGGTCAAACCATGTAAGAAGCACATAGGTATCATGAAGCAAGGTACATTTTTTGGGAAAGAAACTTGGCGGGAAAGCATGAAGAATTGATGGCAGGCACAGATGGAGGTGCATTAGGTCTGACTACAGTAGGCTCTGCTCTGATGCGTGTGCAGGGCTGTAGCAGCTAAAGTGCTTTATCTAAAGGTGCTTCCAAACAACATATCTGCACACCATGTTCTTTCCCGAAATGAGCACACAGAGATTCTCACAGCAAAGTTAGGAACACATAATATTGTGTAACCATACCATTTGCAGCACAGTCTTAAatgtttgtcatttagcagatgctcttatccagagcaatgagtgcatacatttttgtacCGGTCCAccatgggaattgaacccacaaccctggtgttgcaagtgccAATCTCTAGCAACAGAGCTTCTAGGGTTTTCTTTCTCGCTCACAATCTAAATGAACATTTTGTCACCTGACAAATAAGATTGAATTCCACTCTCTATGTGACACCTCTCAGTATGATTCTAACTTTCTGACACGGTTCGCTTTATCACCTCGTTTCTGACCTTTTCCACCCCACGTGAGCATGTCATGACTCTGACAGTGTTGTTTACGGGCAAGTTTCAGTCATAATAAACACAAACCAGGGTGTCAGGAAAAGATGTGAAAGATACGGCAAGGCTGACAAAGGTCACTTGACCTAAGCTGTCACCAGTTACCCCATGTACTATACTAGTAGTACCATTTTCTCTTATGGGGAAGGACAGATCAATATTTGAATTGCTTAGGCCTATTTTTTTTTGTAGGAGCCAAATTGGAGGAATGATGATAAACTCTTTCCATCACTGATGTTTTTAACACCACAGAAACAGTAGCTGTACACATGACCAAGCCTCAATGGAAACAATCCTGTCATATTTGTAATCCTCTTCAGTAAGGCATTTGACAAATGTGTTCTAGACAGCCTGCATGTTGAATCAATGATTCCTTATGACAACTTCACAATAGCTCATGCAGATTAAGATGTTGACTGGAAAGAGGCCATAATTCATTTTTAGGTTCAATCCGAAGGTAAATGCTGTGTTCTACACAGAGAAGTCAGCCTCTTagagcagttttttttttttttttttacttttcttGCCCAGGGACTCCCTCATCATATCTTAGCAAAAAAAAAATAGTCACGTCTTATCATCAGGTCAGTTGATAATGGCAAGTagaagtaatcaacattttaaaattaaTACATTTTGTAGACCTTCCCACAGTTGGAGAGACAGTTTTGCATTTGTAAAGCAGTTTTGGGCTATTTTTCCATTGAGCTGAGAGAAAATATTGCAGTTTGAATATATTATCTAGTTCTACACAGTTTGGCATGAAGCTGAGAGACCATCTTGGagtttaaagcaaatttcctgcaattctatgtaTTTTGTCAACGCTAATACGGTGTTCCTATGCTCAAACATTATAACTAAATCAATGGGCCTGTGTACTGAATGATTGGTTTTGGGAATGTTTGATTCTCTGTGACTGTCTCGCTTTTGTTAGTtagattgttagttctcaaagatagtattatttaaaaaatgtacactatgtgtacaaaacattaggaacaccttcctaatattgagttgcaccccctatTGCCttcaaaacagcctcaattcgctGGGGGCATGAATCTGCAAGGCGTTCCATAGGGATACTggcacatgttgactccaatgtttcccacatttgtgtcaagttggctggatatcctttggttggtggactattcttgttacacacaggaaactgttgagcgtgaaaaacccagcagcattacagttcttgacacactcaataCGGACCcaatacgcacacacactcacacctagAGCAAAGTGACAACTCCTCCACACAGAAACAAGCGCATACACATAAAGAGCGTACGACTTCATCTTTATATAtttctctattgtactgtaccacagACGTGTTATGGACGATGAGCCTCTGTAATGTGACATTTCTGTGACAACATGCTATGGCTTTTCCAGTACGATGGGGGTTTATAATCCGCTTCTCAGTTATAATCCATGGATCAATCCCCTCATGTCTACCATCCAAAGGAGATCCCAGTCTCATACTGCGTAGTCTCATTCATTTGTCTCAATGTATGATAAGTCTGTTCTTTTGGGGTCTGTAATATACAAACCCAAACCGTCATTTATAATTAGTTTTGTAGTCTGAATATGTTTTACTCTCTCTTCTTTTAGAAATTCATGCATACATCTGTATTAAGGAAATATCTGAAAGAGCTGTGGCACCTCATAAGCCGGTCAATGAAGTTCCAATGTACAGAAACATGTACAGAGACCAAACACAATGAGCATGTGTGTTTACAACATGAACTAATGCAACAGTAGAGTGTTTCTATGAATAGGCCCTATATTATCATACCGGTATTTACTAAGTAAGGCAAGAGAATAGGTTATGGATTTACATTTTGAATGTTCAATCCTCGCATTCCCTCAGTAGCATCTCTTGAACTTGATGAGTTTGTGGAAGGCCAGTTTGAACTCGTCATTGAAGGCGGTGTAGATGACGGGATTGATGAGCGAGTTCAGGTAGCCAAGCCAGGTGAACACGTCGAAGAGCACTGGGTGGAACCAGCATTCTTTGCAGATGGCCAGTACCAGGGTACCCACAAAGAAAGGCAGCCAGCACACGATGAAAGCTCCCAGGATGATGCCCAGCGTCTTGGTGGCCTTCTTCTCCCGGGCGGCGCACAGACGCTTCCTCTCCAGCACACTGTCTGCCAGCTTCACCTTCACGCTATTGAAGAGAGGCGACCcacctctgcctcctcctccacccccgtTGGTTCCCCCTCCAGGTTGCAGGTGGCTTTCCTGGTTGGAGGCGGAAGAATTgatggagcagagggaggagccGGCTGACGTCTGGATGAGATGGGCCGTGGTGAAACGCTTGCCGGACGACACCGGAGTCTTGAAGATGCGCGAGCGGGCGGCCACGTAGATCCGGCCATAGAGGATGATCAGCAGCACGGTGGGCACGTAGAAGGCCCCAAAGGTGGAGTAGAGCGTGTAGGAGATCTGGTCTGTGTTTACCAGGCACTCCATCACTTCCTCGTTGGCCTTGGCCTGCCTCCAGAAGAGCGGCggtatggagatagagatggagatcaCCCACACCACTGCTATCATCAGGCCCGCTCGACGCATCGTCCGGCGCTTGGAGTACTCCAGGGCATCAGTGATGGCCCAGTAGCGGTCCAGCGCGATGACACACAGGTGCAGGATGGAGGCGGTGCAAAAGGTGATATCTGATGACAGCCAGATATCGCAGACGATCTGCCCCAGGGACCAGGTCTTACTCACCGTGTACACGATGCTGATAGGCATGACCAATATGGACACCAGCAGGTCTGTCACGGCTAGCGAACCGATCAGAAAATTGGCTGGCGTGTGCAGCTTCCGGGTCAGGAAGATGGTGGCAATAACAAAGGCGTTGGACAGTACGGTGGCCAGGGTGATGATGGCCAGGATGGCCGACAGGGAGATCTGCAGACCTAGGAGAATGGCCTCGTCCCAGTGTGCCTCTGAAGTTTTGGGGCTCTCTGTGGCATTGGTGAAGATTGAATCAACGGAGCTATTATCCTGATCCATCTCGCCGTTCCCCTGTAACCCTTTGTTCCAGGTCTAGATGAGGCACATCACCTCAATCGATCACAGCCTACGCTTCACGTTGTCTTCTCCGCATGGTAAAGAGGACTGCATCGATGGATGTCACTTTTGGTTGTCACACGTATCCATGGGACGTGATGGATCCTTTATCCCTTATTTCAGTCTTGAAGACACACTGGGTTATTTGCTTATCTCCGTTTTGATCGTCTCAAAAGTGACAATTGCTATTTAGTTTCATATTATAGATTTTTGTTATACTCGTACCTTTCAATGCACAACTGTTGGCATTATTAATTCAGTAGACACACTAATATTGGTTTGACACTGAAGTCCGGCGGAGGGACGGCAGACGCTGATTTGTATTCTGCTCTGGTCTCATCAAACCTCTGCTTTCTCGCTCGCCCAAGCTCTTATCTCCACTCCAGCCAGGCCGAGCACAACACCCCAGACCACGGCTCCCTATCAACTGCTGCTTTCATGGTCTCATCCTCTTCAATAACCCTCAGTGAGTCCACACTCATAGATGATAGTAATACACATGGATGGCTCGCTCTGTCCTAGTTTAAAGCTGAATCAGGGGTTATTTAATTTGGTTTCAGAGTCAAAGCCTGGGCGGTCCAGCCATGTTGATGTTGAGAGTGAGCTAGAATGTTAACATGATCCACATCAGGTGGGGAGTCCTTTTCAACCGGTCCAGTCATGGACAAAAAGTCAATATCCCTTCTTCATGCCATATGTTTTTGTCTATGCCTTAGAAATTCGCAACTCAATGAGATAAAGGCCAAGGCGTTTGCAGACTCCCAGTGAGACGAAGCACAGCATGTGTTGTATTGATTTCCAGTGTGTGTTAACTTTTTTCCTGTCAAAGCTTTGTTGGTCAGTTAAGCATTCAGGTTTGAGGTCCAGAGGGGAATAGTACTGCACAGCTTATTCCAGGCTTCTATTACAGCATGACAACctaagaagaggaaagagagagacagaaattgTGTGCATTAGAAATACATACGAGTCACCTTTTCAAACCACCAATAATCCCACCTACGAAAAGTATCCTACATGCAGTGATACACGTAATAATGAACAATACGTGACCTCGACATCTCTGCAATCTCATGCCATGAGACATATTTCTACCACCTACATCCCTATACCCTCATTTCTTTGGAGCGGGGCTGTAATGTGAAGGGCATCTTGTATATGCCTATATCATAATGAAATGCAAATTGATGGACCTGTAGCACATTTCTGATTATCGTTTCAAAAGAACCACTGATTGCTCTTACAGGCACAGGATGGGGACAGGTTATGGTATACATGATATGATACGTGGAACGCACTACACCTATACAGTAGTATACGAACGATGATCACTCTGCTCAATACTGGGGCATCACAGGCATCGTACCTAAGGTAATGGTAATGTGCCGGCCAAGTCCACAACTACCCGTTATTAGAAAATTCGTTATTGAGGGAGAGGAGCAGCAAATATCATACTGCTCTCAGTACACCTGCCCGAAGTACCTTACATTGCAAAACGTAATTATTGGCACACATAAAGTCACAAGGTTAATCCATTATTCTCTGTAATGAGGATCTATATGGCAAGACATTGGCTGAGGGAACCACAAATGACAGAAAAAAGCTATTAAGACTCCTCACTCCCTCAACAATCTTTGCTTTGAATGAGGGAACCCCAGAAGGATAAATTCCTTATTCCAGTTACAAATAAGCacacacccattaagaaaattactgtaaaaactgttaaatccctgtggattgatgaggaattgaaaaattatTTGGTttagagggatgaggcaaaaggaacgtcaaataagtctggctgcacaaccgattggcaaacgtactgcatattgagaaatcatgtgactaaactgaataaaaataaTAAGAAACTAcgctatgaaacaaagataaatgagataaagaatgatagtaaaaagctttggagcaccttaaattcaATTTTGTGCAAAAAGGctaactcagctccatcattcattgaatcagatggctccttcatcacaaaacccactgatattgccaattactttaatgattttttaaatttaaagattagcaaatttaggcatgacatgccagcaacaaacgctgacactacacatccaagtacaAGTGATCAAATTTattctgtaaagtgagtgtggaagaagtggaaaaatgattgttgtctatcaacaatgacaagcccaTGGGAtttgacaacttggatggaaaactACTAAGGATAATAGTGGACAGTATTGCCACTCCtgtttgccatatcttcaatctaagcccactagaaagtgtgtgccctggAGGgaaggcctggagggaagcaaaagtaattccgctaTCCATGAATAGTAAGCTCCCATTACTGGCCCAAAtcgccgaccaatcagcctgttatcAACCTTAAGTAaacttttggagaaaaaaaatgttaacagatacaatgttattttactgtaaacaaattaacaacagactttcggCATGCTTATAGGggaggacattcaacaagcacagcacttacacaaatgactaatgattggctgagagaaatgtaTGATTTACAGACTTCAATGCgacttttgacattattgatcatattctgctgatggaaaaatgtatgtattatggctttacacccactgctatattgtggattatgttggagagacttccattaaagaacaccctctttGTTCTGTCTAAAAGaccacagagggtgttctttaatggaagcctctccaacattaTCCAGGTAGAATCTGGAATTCCCCAGGGcaactgtctaggccccttacttttttcaatctttactaatgacatgccactggccttcagtaaagccagtgtggctatgtatgcagatgactcaacactatacatgtcaacTACTCCCGCAAATTAAATCACTgtaacacttaacaaagagctgcagttagtttcagaatgggtggcaaggaataactaagtcctaaatatttcaaaaaccaaaagcattgtatttgggacaaatcattcactaaaccataAACCTCTACTAAATCTGATAAttaatcatgtggaaattgagcaagttgaggtgactaaaatGCTTGGAGTaacattgtaaactgtcatgatcaaaacatgttgatacagcagtagctaagatggggagaagtctgtccataataaagcgctgctctgcctttgTACaatactatcaacaaggcaggtcgtaCAGGCTCttgttttgtcgcacctggactactgttcagtcttgTGGTCAAGTGCCACAAAGAGGAACCtcagaaaattacaattggctcagaacagagcagcatggctggcccttaaatgtacacggagagctaacattaatagtATGCATGTacatctctcatggctcaaagttgaggagagataaacttcatcattacttgtttttgtaaaaaaGTGTTGACATGCTTAATGCACTGAGGTGTCTGTTTTACTACTAGCACTAAGCTCAGACACCCATAtgtaccccacaagacatgccaccaaaggTCTCCTCTCAATCCGCAAATCAAGAAAAGACTATTGGAGGCGCACAGtatactacatagagccatgtccACATCAAACTctttccacatcaggtaactgatgcaagcagtagaatcacattttaaaaaacagattaaaaaacaccttatggaacagtagGGACTGTAAAGAGgcacacatgataagacacactCTACACACGTAGACATGGAAgttgtattgtaaatatgtgatagtggagtagtggcctgagggaacacactaaataTACTGGGTAAAGTGTTGTGAAATGTAATGCCATGTAATATTGTAAACTGTATATAACTGTCTTAAtattgctggaccccaggaagagtagctgctgccaatggggatccttaataaatacaaatacaaatatgaCTGAAATAACACAGCTGCAAAATGGATACTTCTAATTTGTTGGGTTTTGAAAGAAAACAATATGGCTACAAAACAAAAGTCATTCATCACAAGAACGAGAGGGTTTTGAAATATCAAATTAATGTCACAGACTAGGATTAACAAGTCACGTGTGATAACTCAAAGCTcatagtttttcatgttgtttatTTCCAGAAAGAATTTCATGTTTCTGTGACCCCACGAGCTTTGAAACGTGGCTGAAAATAAGGAACGGAACTTCACTGACGAGGTGGTTGAGATTTGGCACTGACAGATTGTTTAATTAGAGTGCTGAATGAGTGCTAGGGTATGTCTACTCCTGTCGTTTCACAGTTGCACATCCCTGCACAGTCCCAAATGACAGCCCAGGGAGATTGAACTGTGCATGTTTCATCCTGATATGACACAGTAAATCACCTCCATTTACAGAATAGTGGTGATTGACAAGTAGCCAGTAGAGGAGATTACAGTTTTATAATAGTGTGACAAAATAACAAGCTTTTTGGATTCATTTGCAGAGATCCTTTGCCTCTTGCTGTTTGCCAGAAGCGTAGGTGTGTGGGAATAATAGTCTTAGCATACATTTCTAGCAAGTCAGAGAAGTTGGCTGCCGTACTTCAGAGAGGACGTGTAGATGGAGATAACAATGAGTCTGAGGAGGAAGTTGCCTGCCGTACTTCAGAGgagtgtcacgttcgtcgtaataATTATCAGACCAAGCTGCAGCGCGATATGATTTCCACATATTATTTATTCGAAACGcgcaaaacaacaaagaaagaaTGAAACGAACGGTAACAAAAAGATGTAACatacactaactcaaaacaatatcccataaaacacaggtggaaaaaatgctacttaaatatgatccccaattagagacaatgatagccagctgcctctaattgagaatcataccaaacaccaacatagaaaaactatactagaaccccacatagaaaagaATAACTAGAATACCCCcgagtcacgccctgacctactatacCATAGAAAaacaaaggctctctatggtcagggcgtgacaggacaTGTAGATAGAGATACCAATGAGTCTGACGAGGAAGTTGGCTGCCGTACTTCAGAGAGGACGTGTAGATGGAGATCTGATTCAAATCAATGCACGCTCCAAAAAAACGCTATGTTACACTTTGAACTATGGGAGTCTTTCCCCATATGCAAAGTGATGTGACATTCCATAGACAAAATAGACACGGAAGAGTTTTAAGTAATTACAACGAGGCATATAATATCTTTTGCTTTAGAGGGTATTTGCTTTACACTTTTATATATTGTAAATATtgatatattgtatatatatatatatatatatttatatttatatttatattgttTGATTATGTACAGAGGGTGAAAGAACAACAAGAAAATGTCCTGTATCAGAGATACAATCAATTCTCAAGGTGTCTAAACTCAATTTACTACCAATTGAGCTGGACGAATAAATTCTCAGTCACCACGAGACAAGGCAGAGGAAAAATGGAGACTCTGGCGCTGCTAAAGATTCCATTGTGCCAGAGTGAGATAGAGACAGTCTTCGTGGTGTAGTGCCTTATGATACATCTAGGAGGGACGTTGCTTTCTGCTCTTTTCAATTACTCCGGCAAACTGAATAAAGCCCCGTCTAACAGAAGCAAAGGCAGGGCACAGTTTATCTGGAGAGATGAGATTCCACTGTAATTCATTTAGCGGAGAGCTTTAGGGGCCAGACAGACCGCAATAACCAATATTAATGGTGACTGAGAGGGATTTAAAGGATTTAGAGGGCAGAGAATTTCCATGTGGAGAATAGGGCTCAGGTCTAAAGGTACAAGGTTTTAATTTGGTTCAGTTGTGTGGGTGAGGCTTAAACCTAGCACTTATAAAGCTATCATCCCACTGTTGCCATGATGGTTTTTTTTATGAGTTAGGTAACCTACATTTTGCCTTGATTGTGAGGAGTTTAAATAATGGAATAAAGTTATTAGCATGATTCACAGGAGCTTTGCAGAGAAAACAATTATGATATTATTAAGCGTCATGATGTTGCAAAAGACTTAAATCCCTACCTAGCCGGTCACCTATAAAAACACTGACTTCTGAGCTGTGATTGGTTACAACTAAAGATGGTAGCTCTGTCCTTTAGTCTTGTCAGGTCTACAGTATCGTCTACAGCAGTACAGTCCACTGTAGTCTAGCCTACTGCAGAATAGTTTGCTACAGTATATTCTACTGCAGTATAGTctactacagtatagtctacagcAGCATAGCCTACTACAGTATAATctactacagtatagtctactaCAGTATGGCCTTCTTCAGTATAATctactacagtatagtctactgCAGTATAATctactacagtatagtctactgCAGTATAATctactacagtatagtctactaCAGCATATTCAAATCGTATACAATATAGTCTGAAAAGGTATAGTCTAGTACAGTATAATCTACTAACAGTCTACTACATTATAGGCTATTACACTACAGTCTACTATAGTATAATCCACCACAGTATGGTATAGTCCACTACAatatagactgctacagtatagtCTACGGAA
This genomic stretch from Oncorhynchus keta strain PuntledgeMale-10-30-2019 chromosome 29, Oket_V2, whole genome shotgun sequence harbors:
- the LOC118362019 gene encoding 5-hydroxytryptamine receptor 1D-like, which produces MDQDNSSVDSIFTNATESPKTSEAHWDEAILLGLQISLSAILAIITLATVLSNAFVIATIFLTRKLHTPANFLIGSLAVTDLLVSILVMPISIVYTVSKTWSLGQIVCDIWLSSDITFCTASILHLCVIALDRYWAITDALEYSKRRTMRRAGLMIAVVWVISISISIPPLFWRQAKANEEVMECLVNTDQISYTLYSTFGAFYVPTVLLIILYGRIYVAARSRIFKTPVSSGKRFTTAHLIQTSAGSSLCSINSSASNQESHLQPGGGTNGGGGGGRGGSPLFNSVKVKLADSVLERKRLCAAREKKATKTLGIILGAFIVCWLPFFVGTLVLAICKECWFHPVLFDVFTWLGYLNSLINPVIYTAFNDEFKLAFHKLIKFKRCY